A genomic stretch from Cyprinus carpio isolate SPL01 chromosome A12, ASM1834038v1, whole genome shotgun sequence includes:
- the LOC122146954 gene encoding osteocalcin-like yields MKSLTLLMFCCMIAACLSAGLPDTKSMSPAESPRDDGVFVNRDVASAVVRQKRAGTAPADLTVAQLESLKEVCEANLACEHMMDVSAIIAAYTAYYGPIPY; encoded by the exons ATGAAGAGCCTCACACTCCTGATGTTCTGCTGCATGATAGCTGCATGTCTGAGCGCag GTCTTCCTGACACTAAATCCATGAGTCCTGCAGAATCTCCCAGAGATGATg GTGTGTTTGTGAACCGTGATGTGGCCTCAGCAGTCGTGAGACAGAAGAGAGCAGGAACAGCCCCTGCAGACCTGACTGTGGCTCAGCTggagag TCTCAAGGAAGTGTGTGAAGCAAACCTGGCCTGTGAGCACATGATGGACGTGTCCGCCATCATCGCAGCCTACACTGCGTACTACGGGCCCATTCCCTACTAG